One genomic segment of Streptomyces sp. RerS4 includes these proteins:
- a CDS encoding C40 family peptidase — MKWKKVACLGLLIAFAAACCTAPAVLAAATKARGTATAGTAVSAAAAGIPERMLAAYLTGAAQVTTHVPKCRGMRWQVLAGIARVESDHAAGRLVGVSGDIQPWIVGPRLDGSGAGGNTTAIHDTDGGRWDNDNVFERAVGPFQFLPETFRAYGKDGNRDGIVNPHNADDAAASAAVYLCGSGRNLTDRDQLRAAIHTYNLSWAYVDDVMSGIDRYDALGRVPLLPSGNIGTVIQAALAQQGLPYSWGGGGPSGPSTGICCSPGGQDGRTVTGFDCSGLTQFAYAKAGINLPRTAAEQAGVGRRIPAAAGFAALRPGDLIFYGYSPTQNSTIHHVGIYLGDGKMINAPRPGKPVRIDPVTAMPDYAGAARLL; from the coding sequence GTGAAGTGGAAGAAGGTCGCCTGCCTGGGACTGCTGATCGCGTTCGCGGCCGCGTGCTGCACCGCTCCGGCCGTCCTCGCCGCCGCCACGAAGGCGCGCGGCACCGCCACCGCCGGCACGGCGGTGTCCGCCGCGGCGGCCGGGATCCCCGAGCGGATGCTCGCCGCCTACCTCACCGGCGCCGCCCAGGTCACCACCCACGTGCCCAAGTGCCGGGGGATGCGCTGGCAGGTCCTCGCCGGGATCGCCCGCGTCGAGTCCGATCACGCCGCGGGCCGGCTGGTCGGGGTGAGCGGGGACATCCAGCCGTGGATCGTGGGCCCGCGCCTGGACGGCTCCGGCGCCGGCGGCAACACCACCGCGATCCACGACACCGACGGCGGTCGATGGGACAACGACAATGTCTTCGAGCGGGCGGTGGGCCCCTTCCAGTTCCTGCCCGAAACCTTCCGCGCCTACGGCAAGGACGGCAACCGCGACGGGATCGTCAACCCCCACAACGCCGACGACGCCGCCGCCTCCGCGGCCGTCTACCTGTGCGGATCCGGCCGCAACCTCACCGATCGCGACCAGCTGCGCGCGGCGATCCACACCTACAACCTGTCCTGGGCCTACGTCGACGACGTCATGTCGGGCATCGACCGCTACGACGCCCTCGGCCGCGTCCCCCTACTGCCGTCGGGCAACATCGGGACCGTCATCCAGGCCGCCCTCGCCCAGCAAGGCCTGCCCTACTCCTGGGGCGGCGGCGGGCCCTCGGGCCCCAGCACCGGGATCTGCTGCTCCCCCGGCGGCCAGGACGGCCGCACCGTCACCGGCTTCGACTGCTCGGGCCTGACCCAGTTCGCCTACGCCAAGGCCGGGATCAACCTGCCGCGCACCGCCGCCGAACAAGCCGGCGTCGGCCGCCGGATCCCCGCCGCCGCCGGCTTCGCAGCCCTGCGCCCCGGGGACCTGATCTTCTACGGCTACAGCCCCACGCAGAACTCGACGATCCACCACGTCGGGATCTACCTCGGCGACGGAAAGATGATCAACGCTCCCCGGCCGGGAAAGCCGGTGCGGATCGACCCGGTGACCGCCATGCCCGACTACGCGGGCGCCGCGAGGCTCCTGTGA
- a CDS encoding competence protein CoiA family protein — MAFRAVHAGWGTVFAHLPDLGCGQAWEAVWKVKPLPPITCPECGHPMYAKTSRTGMRFFAHAPYAPDCEIAREGESEAHHLLKLELAWAGRDAGAHAELEVRAPDGSWRADVLARAPDGSWRTALEAQLSPITDTDIAARTERMRRHGVAVCWFSDRLRPPWLGTVPSVRVARPEGGGPLGVVEGLVRFDGRNWRRVGPTPLADFLRWVFNGQAVPHAVKSPYAYANGIRSLPVVWTHPKYIAAEAAHLAEEERRRLAYEAQAAIRKRRLDARKAAVREGNTASRARALRKAVKAEEAVRDTPAAAELREKAARRRGVRRAIAYLSREHGLTATVGWSVADPCWADGIPLVDGEGVPVAVFNPARRLLRGQAYLLLAGLLLLFGDELALKHFSRYAYGAPKRPKDQRTEVVRVDFCACETPDLVAKIEGREFPARPSDTLGAAAALYLAQCRICGGAYRLPWRRILPQEPDSTPSIWSP; from the coding sequence ATGGCATTCCGAGCCGTGCACGCCGGATGGGGAACCGTCTTCGCACACCTGCCCGATCTCGGGTGCGGGCAGGCGTGGGAGGCGGTGTGGAAGGTCAAGCCGCTCCCGCCGATCACGTGCCCCGAGTGCGGACACCCGATGTACGCGAAGACCTCCCGGACGGGGATGCGGTTCTTCGCCCACGCTCCGTACGCTCCGGACTGCGAGATCGCGCGCGAGGGCGAATCGGAGGCCCACCACCTCCTGAAGCTCGAACTCGCCTGGGCAGGCCGCGACGCGGGCGCCCACGCTGAGCTGGAGGTTCGGGCGCCGGACGGTTCCTGGCGGGCCGACGTACTGGCCCGCGCCCCGGATGGTTCCTGGCGTACCGCGTTGGAAGCCCAACTGTCGCCCATCACCGACACCGACATCGCGGCACGGACGGAGCGAATGCGTCGGCATGGCGTTGCGGTTTGCTGGTTCAGTGACCGGCTGCGGCCGCCGTGGCTGGGCACGGTTCCCTCCGTACGCGTGGCCCGCCCCGAGGGCGGCGGCCCCCTCGGCGTCGTGGAGGGCCTGGTCCGCTTCGACGGCCGCAACTGGCGCAGGGTCGGCCCGACCCCTCTGGCGGACTTCCTGCGCTGGGTCTTCAACGGCCAGGCCGTGCCCCACGCGGTGAAGAGCCCCTACGCGTACGCGAACGGGATACGCAGCCTGCCAGTGGTGTGGACGCACCCGAAGTACATCGCGGCCGAGGCGGCCCACCTGGCCGAGGAAGAACGCCGTCGGCTCGCCTACGAGGCGCAGGCCGCGATCAGGAAGCGCCGGCTCGATGCCCGCAAGGCCGCGGTCCGTGAGGGCAACACGGCCAGCCGCGCGCGGGCCCTGCGCAAGGCGGTCAAGGCCGAGGAAGCCGTCCGGGACACGCCGGCTGCCGCGGAGCTGCGGGAGAAGGCGGCGCGGCGGCGCGGCGTGCGGCGGGCCATCGCCTACCTGAGCCGGGAACACGGGCTGACTGCCACGGTGGGCTGGAGCGTGGCCGATCCCTGCTGGGCTGACGGCATCCCGCTGGTCGACGGAGAAGGGGTGCCGGTCGCGGTGTTCAACCCGGCCCGGCGTCTGCTGCGGGGCCAGGCGTACCTGCTGCTTGCCGGGTTGTTGCTGCTCTTCGGAGACGAGCTCGCCCTCAAGCACTTCAGCAGGTACGCCTACGGAGCGCCGAAGCGGCCCAAGGACCAGCGCACGGAGGTGGTCCGGGTGGACTTCTGCGCCTGCGAGACACCGGATCTGGTCGCGAAGATCGAGGGCAGAGAGTTCCCGGCCCGGCCCAGCGACACCCTCGGGGCCGCCGCCGCCCTCTACCTCGCGCAGTGCCGGATCTGCGGCGGCGCGTACAGACTTCCCTGGCGCCGGATCCTTCCCCAGGAGCCGGACAGCACCCCGAGCATCTGGAGTCCCTGA
- a CDS encoding ATP-binding protein → MRSPFRHIAGHVVWSTSGRVWAVWRVSALPGGYLPAPVHQELVGRITAWVRSMPSMEPRLLVVAARVDAGEVAERMVEGVDWRGLPAWAETCAATVDLLTGQEMHERTLWLAVPLAIKGGSGAASLAALHAELSAVLDLPPVAVAESEVRAALAEAGRIETSFGGGLGMRPAAPAEIVWLVQHALHRGLEEEPLVSDAEHSPLYGSRVHDGRLHSPSYADLGQVRLAEGGQGGPAGVEDEVVGKERRPWWKRAASSSPLGRRWLQVESQAGTGYQAHLVLAELPPAVAVGSADVLAQLEGLAFPVDVTVDLRVVAAKKARAQVQRKKRELLDQANQYDVQPTGLPHSLPEAAADLVEQDARMARTSVEVEVQSVTVLTVWGPDAATCDSRAREVSAALSGGDYRVERPYGLQEELFALGLPGTVRAPRLNQFTQHQLSEDWAALGAFTLSGVGDPTGMMIGHDLDCGTVRPVLLNVADAPQVNASASSAVIGDLGAGKSVMEKLVTAAVVDRGGRAIVIDRTPMREWASFAHTAMGERCQIIDAAEARISIDPLRVFGGAVGAHYALSYLTLQLGVGAMTAAGSVLHHAVEEAARGPEPSMAKVCEVLAELAASGTGATRADAAATMADLLRIVATNPLAAMVFDPGLPPVSLDGDLGADMVVVTTTGLTLPPREAFADVEVLRGQPLEALIGRAVLYLVAAVARQAAFSNPSRFCLVALDESYWLTSSAEGSALVHEIFHDGRKHGAGALLGAHDEAELGKDAGLIAYRFLARTTDRVRAAKGLRFLGLDGDDENLLRLVTTGLSPVGQAGREGEMLLRDPRMRVGRIKIVVPPVPRIKQSIFTTPGRPHVPGEAR, encoded by the coding sequence GTGAGGAGTCCGTTTCGGCACATTGCCGGGCATGTGGTGTGGTCGACGTCGGGGCGGGTGTGGGCGGTGTGGCGGGTGAGCGCCCTGCCCGGTGGCTACCTGCCGGCGCCGGTGCACCAGGAGTTGGTGGGGCGGATCACCGCGTGGGTGCGGTCGATGCCCTCGATGGAGCCGCGGCTGCTGGTGGTGGCGGCGCGCGTCGATGCCGGCGAGGTCGCCGAGCGCATGGTGGAGGGGGTGGACTGGCGCGGTCTGCCGGCGTGGGCCGAGACCTGTGCGGCGACGGTCGACCTGCTGACCGGGCAGGAGATGCACGAGCGGACCCTGTGGCTGGCCGTTCCCCTGGCGATCAAGGGCGGTTCGGGTGCCGCTTCCCTGGCGGCGTTGCACGCGGAGCTCTCCGCTGTGCTGGATCTGCCGCCGGTGGCGGTGGCCGAGTCCGAGGTACGGGCGGCTCTCGCCGAGGCGGGGCGGATCGAGACCTCGTTCGGTGGTGGGCTGGGGATGCGGCCGGCGGCGCCGGCGGAGATCGTCTGGTTGGTTCAGCACGCCCTGCATCGCGGCCTGGAGGAGGAGCCGCTCGTCTCGGACGCCGAGCACAGCCCGCTGTACGGAAGCCGGGTCCACGACGGGCGGCTGCACTCCCCCTCGTACGCGGACCTGGGGCAGGTACGTCTGGCCGAGGGCGGACAGGGCGGGCCTGCGGGCGTCGAGGACGAGGTGGTCGGCAAGGAGCGGCGTCCCTGGTGGAAGAGGGCGGCTTCGTCTTCGCCGTTGGGGCGGCGGTGGCTTCAGGTCGAGTCGCAGGCCGGAACCGGATACCAGGCGCATCTGGTGTTGGCGGAGTTGCCGCCGGCGGTCGCGGTGGGCTCCGCCGACGTGCTGGCGCAGCTCGAAGGGCTGGCGTTTCCGGTGGATGTGACGGTGGATCTGCGGGTGGTCGCGGCGAAGAAGGCGCGGGCCCAGGTCCAGCGCAAGAAGCGGGAGCTCCTCGACCAGGCGAACCAGTACGACGTCCAGCCCACCGGGTTGCCGCATTCGCTTCCGGAGGCGGCCGCCGATCTGGTGGAGCAGGACGCGCGGATGGCCCGCACCTCGGTCGAGGTCGAGGTGCAGTCCGTGACCGTCCTGACCGTGTGGGGTCCGGACGCGGCCACCTGCGACAGTCGGGCGAGGGAGGTGTCGGCGGCGCTGTCGGGGGGCGACTACCGGGTGGAGCGCCCCTACGGCCTCCAGGAGGAACTCTTCGCCCTGGGGCTTCCGGGGACGGTGCGGGCCCCGCGCCTGAACCAGTTCACCCAGCATCAGCTGTCGGAGGACTGGGCCGCGCTGGGGGCCTTCACCCTGTCCGGGGTGGGTGACCCGACGGGCATGATGATCGGCCACGACCTCGACTGCGGCACGGTACGCCCCGTCTTGTTGAATGTCGCCGACGCTCCGCAGGTCAACGCCTCCGCCTCCAGCGCGGTGATCGGGGACCTCGGCGCGGGCAAGAGCGTGATGGAGAAGCTCGTCACGGCCGCCGTCGTCGACCGCGGCGGACGGGCGATCGTCATCGACCGGACCCCGATGCGCGAGTGGGCCTCCTTCGCCCACACGGCGATGGGTGAGCGCTGCCAGATCATCGACGCCGCCGAGGCCCGGATCTCCATCGACCCGCTGCGCGTGTTCGGCGGGGCGGTCGGCGCGCACTACGCCTTGTCCTACCTCACGCTCCAGCTGGGTGTGGGGGCGATGACGGCCGCCGGCTCGGTGCTCCATCACGCGGTCGAGGAAGCCGCCCGTGGGCCCGAGCCGTCCATGGCCAAGGTGTGTGAGGTCTTGGCCGAACTCGCCGCCTCGGGCACGGGGGCGACGCGGGCGGACGCGGCGGCGACCATGGCCGACCTGCTGCGGATCGTCGCCACCAATCCGCTGGCGGCGATGGTCTTCGACCCGGGCCTGCCGCCGGTCTCCCTGGACGGTGACCTCGGGGCCGACATGGTCGTGGTGACCACCACCGGGCTCACCTTGCCGCCCCGGGAGGCGTTCGCCGACGTCGAGGTTCTGCGCGGCCAGCCCCTGGAGGCCCTGATCGGGAGGGCCGTCCTGTACCTGGTGGCGGCCGTCGCCCGGCAGGCCGCCTTCAGCAACCCGTCCCGGTTCTGCCTGGTCGCCCTCGACGAGTCGTACTGGCTGACCTCCTCCGCGGAAGGCTCCGCGCTGGTCCACGAGATCTTCCACGACGGCCGCAAGCACGGCGCGGGCGCGCTCCTCGGTGCCCACGACGAAGCCGAACTCGGCAAGGACGCCGGTCTGATCGCCTACCGGTTCCTGGCCCGCACCACCGACCGGGTCCGCGCCGCGAAGGGCCTGCGTTTCCTGGGCCTGGACGGGGACGACGAGAACCTGCTGCGGCTGGTGACCACCGGCCTGTCCCCGGTCGGGCAGGCCGGCCGGGAGGGCGAGATGCTGCTGCGTGATCCGCGAATGCGGGTCGGCCGCATCAAGATCGTCGTCCCCCCGGTCCCCCGCATCAAGCAGTCCATCTTCACCACCCCCGGCCGTCCGCACGTCCCCGGGGAAGCGCGATGA
- a CDS encoding type IV secretory system conjugative DNA transfer family protein, with product MDSNVTVTGLLSWGAALWQSLFSVAGWTVANGWWLSLLGVAALAGWEQLQRRLAAEALSRRTYLELEPTAAFAPDPEQIWRQGMQLVRAAGSGPWWVPRRARSVRIRLRADGKRALVYRIEAPQTAHALLAQTPYGDRVHVKAVAPIADKRREHTVRAVLTLHGEPGSRLREVPLDPDPLQPLIDAVADLKAELGDLAEVCVDFSPASRWHLAVRRMQVLRGVRERVRREAEREARWMSRESTDSVPVALTKLLDPREWQGRPTRPMVMPPLRRVARDTALGKLAQTSGLVRVQVLVRCASTADGRAEARLARLGAALDVFAGPSRLMSQGWSVGPVRFGPDRWPWRTRFDARWASGVMRPARGGWAHIEELAGLLKPPTVTARHPLMENDMPTYEVGAGVLPQGWYRQPGGGERLLATHEDETLFEVQSGKAGWGKTMRAQVHAVASAHNARGLAFVDPHGDSFEAVARYLAHQDILDRVMLFDLTVRKDTDMLASWNLLDMSGGKIAHEVSAAVIEAFAGSLGWNDVTAPRALTILTKAVEALVAVNTAAVADQAPQQQATIFQVRALLTDPAFRDLVIAALTPEARSWWTTTFPDLPRDALPTVLNPIERLGASPVVRAFLGCPISGYDIRHAMDEGRVLWICPPGTGPTDRLLISLFVHDFLRAGLSRRDLPESRRRPFRFYLDELISLDQGSTVLAEITEQLRKFGGRLHGMTQLLHRLQPETRAALMQNASCLSTTAGSVEAITQVTAQWPDTITPADVAGLDRWHHYASFTVAGKRIGPLPIRGPELAEVFKKHARPNRVPALRTAAHRAAKARPLGERTALALAQEGQVREFLAARATPTTTTHDTGEQYA from the coding sequence ATGGACTCGAACGTGACAGTGACCGGGCTCCTCTCCTGGGGCGCCGCCCTGTGGCAGAGCCTCTTCTCGGTCGCCGGCTGGACGGTGGCGAACGGCTGGTGGCTGTCGCTGCTCGGCGTCGCGGCCCTGGCCGGCTGGGAGCAGCTGCAACGGCGGCTGGCCGCCGAGGCCCTGTCGAGGCGCACCTACCTGGAGCTCGAACCGACGGCGGCGTTCGCCCCGGATCCCGAGCAGATCTGGCGCCAGGGCATGCAACTGGTGCGCGCCGCCGGCTCCGGTCCGTGGTGGGTTCCGCGGCGGGCCCGTTCGGTGCGGATCAGGCTGCGCGCCGACGGCAAGCGAGCCCTTGTCTACCGCATCGAGGCGCCGCAGACGGCGCACGCCCTCCTCGCCCAGACCCCCTACGGGGACCGGGTCCACGTCAAAGCCGTGGCCCCCATCGCGGACAAGCGGCGCGAGCACACCGTGCGCGCGGTCTTGACCCTGCACGGGGAACCCGGCTCCCGGCTGCGCGAGGTCCCCCTGGATCCCGATCCGCTTCAGCCGCTGATCGACGCCGTGGCGGACCTGAAGGCCGAGCTGGGGGATCTCGCGGAGGTGTGCGTCGACTTCTCTCCGGCGTCCCGTTGGCACCTGGCCGTACGCCGCATGCAGGTGTTGCGGGGTGTCCGGGAGCGGGTTCGTCGCGAAGCGGAGCGCGAGGCCAGGTGGATGAGCCGGGAGTCGACCGACAGCGTCCCGGTCGCGCTGACGAAGCTGTTGGATCCGCGTGAGTGGCAGGGCAGGCCGACGAGGCCGATGGTGATGCCCCCGCTGCGGCGCGTCGCCCGCGATACGGCGTTGGGCAAGCTCGCGCAGACGTCCGGTCTGGTGCGGGTGCAGGTCCTGGTGCGGTGCGCCTCGACCGCGGACGGCCGGGCCGAGGCACGGCTGGCACGCCTCGGGGCGGCCCTGGACGTGTTCGCGGGCCCCTCCCGCCTGATGAGCCAAGGCTGGTCCGTGGGTCCGGTGCGGTTCGGTCCCGACCGGTGGCCGTGGCGCACGCGATTCGATGCACGGTGGGCGTCGGGGGTGATGCGGCCGGCCCGGGGCGGGTGGGCGCACATCGAGGAGCTGGCCGGCCTCCTGAAGCCGCCGACCGTCACCGCCCGCCATCCGCTGATGGAAAACGACATGCCGACCTACGAGGTCGGCGCGGGAGTCCTGCCACAGGGCTGGTACCGGCAGCCGGGCGGCGGCGAAAGGCTGCTGGCCACGCACGAGGACGAAACCCTCTTCGAGGTCCAGTCCGGCAAGGCCGGCTGGGGCAAGACGATGCGCGCCCAGGTCCACGCCGTCGCCTCCGCCCACAACGCCCGAGGCCTGGCCTTCGTGGACCCCCACGGAGACAGCTTCGAGGCCGTCGCCCGCTACCTCGCCCACCAGGACATCCTCGACCGCGTCATGCTCTTCGACCTGACCGTCCGCAAGGACACCGACATGCTCGCCTCCTGGAACCTCCTCGACATGAGCGGCGGCAAGATCGCGCACGAGGTGTCGGCGGCCGTGATCGAGGCCTTCGCCGGGTCCCTGGGCTGGAATGACGTCACCGCGCCCCGCGCGCTGACCATCCTGACCAAGGCCGTCGAGGCCCTCGTCGCCGTCAACACGGCGGCCGTCGCCGACCAGGCCCCCCAACAACAGGCGACGATCTTCCAGGTCCGGGCCCTGCTCACCGACCCGGCCTTCCGCGACCTCGTCATCGCCGCCCTCACCCCCGAGGCGCGCTCGTGGTGGACCACCACCTTCCCCGACCTCCCCCGCGACGCGCTGCCCACCGTCCTCAACCCCATCGAACGCCTCGGCGCCTCCCCCGTCGTCCGCGCCTTCCTCGGCTGTCCTATCAGCGGCTACGACATCCGCCACGCCATGGACGAAGGCCGCGTGCTGTGGATCTGCCCGCCCGGAACCGGACCCACCGACCGCCTCCTGATCAGCCTGTTCGTTCACGACTTCCTGCGCGCCGGCCTCTCACGCCGCGACCTGCCCGAAAGCCGGCGCCGGCCCTTCCGCTTCTACCTCGACGAACTGATCTCCCTGGACCAGGGATCCACCGTCCTGGCGGAGATCACCGAGCAGCTCCGCAAGTTCGGCGGGCGCCTGCACGGCATGACCCAACTCCTGCACCGACTTCAGCCCGAGACCCGAGCCGCCCTGATGCAAAACGCGTCCTGCCTGTCCACCACCGCCGGATCCGTCGAGGCCATCACCCAGGTCACCGCCCAATGGCCTGACACGATCACCCCCGCCGACGTCGCCGGCCTGGACCGCTGGCACCACTACGCCTCCTTCACCGTCGCCGGCAAGCGCATCGGCCCCCTGCCGATCCGCGGCCCCGAACTGGCCGAAGTCTTCAAAAAGCACGCCCGGCCCAACCGCGTTCCGGCCCTGCGCACCGCCGCGCACCGGGCCGCCAAGGCCCGGCCCCTGGGCGAGCGGACGGCCTTGGCCCTTGCCCAGGAAGGACAGGTGCGCGAGTTCCTCGCCGCCCGCGCCACGCCCACCACCACGACCCACGACACCGGGGAGCAGTACGCATGA
- a CDS encoding ATP/GTP-binding protein, with translation MLRRRAAAATLAAVASVALSPSVAWATDGDVWNCDNKRVCAGVEIPPEVGGGGTRNRPGSGSGGGGSSRPTPVIDGISCAITRLEPQPPAGSALWEGHTPGDGAVYVNPCIWQGPGSENQDVLGRVFWSQDAPAPAVDPAVLARRAVDSMLLDGPAIVSPRPGGTYTVGVPMWLWVGQGPTTWGPNVASASAGGITVTATAKVSSIVWSMGDGSSVTCTGPGTAYTAARGMAASPDCGHLYRATSAGRPGGKYSGTATSTWTVDWAVSGGGRTGQLTEVRQSVFTVAVGEVQVVGQ, from the coding sequence ATGCTGAGACGCCGCGCTGCGGCCGCGACCCTCGCCGCCGTCGCGTCGGTGGCCTTGTCGCCGTCCGTCGCGTGGGCGACGGACGGCGACGTCTGGAACTGCGACAACAAGAGGGTGTGCGCGGGCGTCGAGATCCCGCCGGAGGTCGGCGGGGGCGGGACGAGAAACCGGCCCGGCAGTGGTTCCGGTGGCGGTGGGTCGAGCCGGCCCACGCCCGTGATCGACGGCATCTCCTGTGCCATCACGCGCCTGGAACCGCAGCCTCCGGCCGGTAGCGCGCTGTGGGAGGGGCACACCCCTGGCGATGGTGCCGTGTACGTCAACCCCTGTATCTGGCAGGGGCCCGGGTCGGAGAACCAGGACGTGCTCGGCAGGGTGTTCTGGTCGCAGGACGCCCCGGCGCCGGCGGTCGATCCGGCGGTGCTCGCGCGGCGGGCGGTGGACAGCATGCTGTTGGACGGCCCGGCGATCGTGAGCCCGCGACCCGGCGGAACGTACACGGTCGGGGTACCGATGTGGCTGTGGGTCGGGCAGGGCCCGACCACATGGGGGCCGAACGTGGCCTCGGCGTCCGCGGGCGGGATCACGGTGACGGCGACCGCGAAGGTGTCCTCGATCGTGTGGTCCATGGGCGACGGATCGTCGGTGACCTGCACCGGGCCCGGCACCGCCTACACGGCGGCGCGCGGGATGGCGGCTTCGCCCGACTGCGGTCACCTCTACCGCGCGACGTCGGCCGGGCGGCCCGGTGGGAAGTACAGCGGCACCGCCACCTCCACCTGGACCGTCGACTGGGCCGTGAGCGGCGGCGGGCGGACGGGCCAGCTGACCGAGGTCCGCCAGTCGGTGTTCACCGTCGCGGTGGGCGAGGTCCAGGTCGTCGGCCAGTAG
- a CDS encoding SAF domain-containing protein, with the protein MLIAAGGLSGALLFTASGQRSAVLVVTRDVPVGAAITAADLAPASLALDPAVKAVPVARKAGMVGQRAAVALKAGSLLSPDQVTATSLVKAGEQLVGVALKPSQLPASKLSAGQKVLIVSTPDPAQPAAPPSGKPGEVAVPAVPKTLAATVVAVGVAAPATGVVVVDVAVPAADGPTLAARVATGAVALVVAAQEGN; encoded by the coding sequence GTGCTGATCGCGGCCGGCGGTCTGTCGGGCGCGTTGCTGTTCACCGCGTCGGGTCAGCGTTCGGCGGTGCTGGTGGTGACACGTGACGTGCCCGTGGGGGCGGCGATCACGGCCGCCGACCTCGCACCGGCCTCCCTGGCGCTGGACCCGGCGGTCAAGGCGGTCCCGGTGGCGCGGAAGGCGGGCATGGTCGGTCAGCGGGCGGCCGTTGCCCTGAAGGCCGGCTCGCTGCTGTCGCCGGATCAGGTCACCGCGACGTCGCTGGTCAAGGCGGGTGAACAGTTGGTGGGTGTGGCGTTGAAGCCCTCGCAGCTGCCCGCTTCGAAGCTGTCGGCGGGCCAGAAGGTGTTGATCGTCTCGACGCCGGATCCGGCGCAGCCGGCGGCCCCGCCGTCGGGCAAGCCCGGGGAGGTCGCGGTCCCGGCCGTGCCGAAGACGTTGGCGGCGACGGTGGTCGCGGTGGGCGTCGCCGCGCCGGCGACGGGTGTCGTGGTGGTGGATGTGGCGGTGCCCGCCGCGGACGGGCCGACGCTCGCCGCGCGGGTCGCGACGGGCGCTGTCGCGCTGGTGGTCGCGGCGCAGGAGGGCAACTGA
- a CDS encoding replication-relaxation family protein, whose product MTTTTATIPTPGTGETLSHRALALIAQHRLLTTTALHRMLTPDTPARKIHNVLVPLREKGLITHTFLGRQRLQAHFLTPTGTQTVATWPELRARGNASAIHSPDSAALLAPHILTGVRAHLAFLTEARARGDEYEPLDWMPEVTHRLPDTGGEDRLTADAVLHYTTTRPRRIHYRAFVEIDRSTMSSERLARKLISYARFHDYTPQPVGRRGTVGDPAALLAWQRFYPRFPRVLFILTGDSPTTLANRIADLRAMTADHPLVTRLAARVPLGAAILEDIEKAGPQAAVWTPLTGSTESRSWIDL is encoded by the coding sequence ATGACCACCACGACCGCGACCATCCCGACGCCGGGCACCGGCGAGACGCTGAGCCACCGCGCGCTCGCCTTGATCGCCCAGCACCGGCTCCTGACGACCACCGCACTCCACCGGATGCTCACCCCCGACACCCCGGCACGCAAGATCCACAACGTGCTCGTGCCCTTGCGGGAGAAGGGGCTGATCACCCACACCTTCCTGGGCCGCCAGCGTCTCCAGGCCCACTTCCTCACCCCCACCGGAACCCAGACCGTCGCCACCTGGCCCGAACTACGCGCCCGCGGAAACGCCAGCGCCATCCACTCGCCCGACAGCGCAGCCCTCCTCGCCCCGCACATCCTCACCGGCGTCCGCGCCCACCTCGCCTTCCTGACCGAAGCCCGCGCCCGCGGCGACGAATACGAACCGCTCGACTGGATGCCCGAGGTCACCCACCGCCTCCCCGACACCGGCGGCGAAGACCGCCTCACCGCCGACGCCGTCCTCCACTACACCACCACCCGCCCCCGCCGGATCCACTACCGCGCCTTCGTCGAGATCGACCGCTCGACCATGAGCAGCGAACGCCTCGCCCGCAAACTCATCTCCTACGCCCGCTTCCACGACTACACCCCCCAACCCGTCGGCCGGCGCGGCACCGTCGGCGACCCGGCCGCCCTCCTCGCCTGGCAACGCTTCTACCCCCGCTTCCCCCGCGTCCTGTTCATCCTCACCGGCGACTCCCCCACCACCCTGGCCAACCGCATCGCCGACCTACGCGCCATGACCGCCGACCACCCCCTCGTCACCCGACTCGCCGCCCGCGTCCCCCTCGGCGCCGCCATCCTCGAAGACATCGAGAAGGCCGGCCCACAGGCAGCGGTGTGGACACCGCTGACGGGGAGCACCGAGTCCAGAAGCTGGATCGATCTGTGA